A genomic segment from Paraburkholderia hayleyella encodes:
- a CDS encoding BON domain-containing protein gives MITMEALAQSTSSVSSAVSNDAAAVGKKVQDTTVTAKVKAALLGTKDLSSGDIHVTTHHGTVNLAGSVPTAEQKTMAVGVASKVEGAVKVHDALEVRAH, from the coding sequence ATGATCACGATGGAAGCTCTTGCACAAAGCACCTCGAGCGTATCAAGCGCTGTGTCGAATGATGCCGCCGCAGTTGGCAAGAAGGTACAAGACACGACGGTCACGGCCAAGGTCAAAGCTGCGTTGCTAGGAACTAAAGATTTATCGTCGGGTGATATTCATGTGACAACGCATCACGGCACCGTCAATCTCGCGGGCAGCGTGCCTACCGCCGAGCAAAAAACGATGGCTGTCGGCGTTGCCAGCAAGGTTGAGGGTGCGGTGAAAGTTCATGATGCACTGGAAGTACGCGCACATTAA
- a CDS encoding TatD family hydrolase, with amino-acid sequence MFVDSHCHINFAGLAERLPQVLDAMRAHSVTHALCVSVDLETLPSVLEIARSHDNIYASVGVHPDHEDAQEPSLAQLIELAAHPKVVAIGETGLDYYRLEGRTLADMEWQRERFRTHIRAAHATRKPLIVHTRAAAQDTLRIMAEEHASVPGGVMHCFTEPWPVAEQALAQNFYISLSGIVTFKSATEVQDVARRVPLERLLIETDSPYLAPVPYRGKPNEPAFVSYVGRFIAQQREIPEIELAAATTDNFFRLFKIPHPVTG; translated from the coding sequence ATGTTTGTTGATTCCCATTGCCACATTAATTTCGCCGGGCTGGCTGAGCGTCTGCCGCAGGTGCTCGACGCTATGCGTGCACATTCGGTCACGCATGCGCTGTGCGTCAGCGTCGATCTGGAAACCTTGCCATCGGTGCTCGAAATCGCACGCAGTCACGACAATATCTATGCCTCGGTAGGCGTGCATCCCGATCATGAAGACGCGCAAGAGCCCAGCCTCGCGCAACTCATCGAGCTGGCCGCGCATCCGAAAGTCGTCGCCATCGGTGAAACCGGCCTCGACTATTACCGTCTGGAAGGCCGCACGCTGGCCGATATGGAATGGCAACGCGAACGCTTTCGCACGCATATTCGCGCGGCGCATGCCACCCGCAAGCCATTGATCGTCCATACCCGCGCCGCGGCGCAAGATACCTTGCGCATCATGGCCGAAGAGCACGCCAGCGTGCCGGGTGGCGTGATGCACTGTTTTACCGAACCCTGGCCGGTCGCCGAGCAGGCGCTAGCGCAAAACTTTTATATTTCGCTCTCGGGCATCGTGACGTTCAAAAGCGCGACCGAGGTTCAGGACGTGGCACGCCGGGTGCCGCTGGAGCGCTTGCTGATCGAAACTGATTCGCCGTATCTCGCGCCCGTGCCGTATCGTGGCAAACCGAATGAACCTGCATTCGTGAGCTATGTCGGACGTTTTATCGCGCAGCAGCGCGAGATACCTGAGATTGAACTGGCTGCGGCGACCACGGATAATTTTTTCCGGTTGTTTAAAATTCCACATCCAGTTACCGGCTGA
- a CDS encoding M15 family metallopeptidase, whose translation MRLRSKRLIYLLLLCTPGCTAAFDTNPVIPASAEISALTPGECADLSANHMMSDDAPVKCERLRRVTFPFVDFAGQREAGEVVVLDALAPRVQMIFTTLYERKFPLNKAWPLQRYQGDDDASMADNNTSAFNGRPITGGSAWSMHAYGAAIDINPRQNPYISFAAQGAATVLPASAAMEAVNRLNDRPGKSIRRGMAEEVIDIFANNGFLQWGGYWNFPIDYQHFEIGSRAFTEELARSSPEDAQRLFEQSVSAYVDCMAESAQASSSKTHEAVRAACVAWVMR comes from the coding sequence ATGCGCTTGCGCAGTAAACGACTCATTTATCTGCTGCTCTTATGCACGCCAGGCTGTACCGCGGCCTTCGATACCAATCCAGTCATTCCGGCTAGCGCCGAAATCAGCGCACTCACTCCCGGCGAGTGCGCGGACCTCAGTGCAAACCATATGATGAGTGACGATGCACCGGTGAAATGCGAGCGGCTACGGCGTGTCACATTTCCCTTTGTCGATTTTGCCGGACAGCGCGAGGCGGGGGAGGTTGTCGTACTCGACGCGCTAGCGCCACGTGTCCAGATGATCTTCACGACCTTGTATGAGCGGAAATTCCCGCTTAACAAGGCGTGGCCCCTGCAGCGCTATCAGGGCGATGACGATGCCTCGATGGCCGACAACAATACCTCAGCTTTTAACGGCCGTCCCATTACGGGGGGCTCGGCCTGGTCGATGCATGCGTATGGCGCGGCAATCGACATTAACCCCCGGCAGAACCCCTATATCTCGTTTGCAGCGCAAGGTGCCGCCACCGTGCTGCCCGCAAGCGCCGCGATGGAAGCCGTGAACCGGCTCAACGATCGCCCGGGCAAAAGCATCCGGAGAGGCATGGCTGAAGAGGTCATCGATATTTTTGCCAACAATGGGTTTTTGCAGTGGGGCGGTTACTGGAATTTCCCGATTGATTACCAGCATTTTGAAATCGGCTCACGCGCCTTCACGGAAGAACTGGCTCGCTCATCGCCTGAAGACGCGCAACGTCTTTTTGAGCAGTCTGTCAGCGCTTATGTGGACTGCATGGCTGAGTCAGCCCAGGCGTCTTCTTCTAAAACGCATGAAGCCGTTCGGGCTGCGTGCGTCGCCTGGGTCATGCGTTAG
- a CDS encoding ankyrin repeat domain-containing protein translates to MFLKKNINLGLARLASHSRAGNGASTLRRRAARLALAGGLGWAALIALPLQTAQAAPLDTLVKAVKFDDVKEIDQQLAQGLDPNQSDSDGMPLLVLAAREKSNKVAAALLANPKTHPGAVDRADQNALMLAALNGDEALVQLLLSKGADVNKTGWTPLHYAAANGHDAIVKLLLARSAQVDALSPNGTTPLMMAARGGHMSTATLLLDSGANLNAKNQIGLTALDFAKQYKEPDTIKGLTERLSAGHAATMQTPAQAQ, encoded by the coding sequence ATGTTTTTAAAGAAAAATATCAACCTTGGCCTGGCACGTCTGGCGAGCCATTCACGTGCGGGCAACGGTGCTTCTACATTGCGCCGGCGCGCTGCGCGGCTGGCGCTGGCGGGTGGCCTCGGATGGGCTGCCCTGATCGCGCTGCCGCTTCAAACCGCGCAGGCCGCGCCACTCGATACGCTGGTGAAAGCCGTCAAGTTCGACGATGTCAAAGAAATCGACCAGCAACTCGCGCAAGGGCTGGACCCCAATCAAAGCGACAGTGACGGCATGCCTTTGCTGGTGCTCGCAGCCCGGGAGAAATCGAACAAGGTCGCGGCCGCGCTGCTGGCCAATCCTAAAACCCATCCTGGCGCGGTTGACCGCGCAGACCAGAACGCCCTGATGCTCGCCGCGCTGAACGGCGATGAAGCGCTGGTGCAACTGTTGCTGTCGAAGGGCGCGGACGTCAATAAAACGGGCTGGACGCCGCTGCATTACGCCGCCGCCAACGGCCACGACGCGATCGTGAAGCTGTTACTGGCGCGCTCAGCCCAGGTCGACGCGCTGTCGCCGAATGGCACAACACCGCTCATGATGGCGGCACGCGGCGGCCACATGTCCACCGCGACACTTCTGCTTGATAGCGGCGCCAATCTCAACGCGAAAAACCAGATTGGTCTCACCGCACTCGATTTCGCCAAACAGTACAAAGAGCCGGATACGATCAAAGGCCTGACTGAGCGTCTTTCCGCTGGGCATGCCGCGACCATGCAAACGCCAGCGCAGGCACAATGA
- a CDS encoding BPSL1445 family SYLF domain-containing lipoprotein, translating to MQRRKFILTTTALAAGGLVAVTGCTVTPHNSDTAAANPSKRQAIDASVDGTLTRLYSTIKGSRELVAKARGVLVFPSVVQAGIVIGGQYGEGSLRVGGSTVGYYSTTSGSVGAQLGMQSKAIIYLFMTQAALDSFRNSDGWSVGGDASVALVKTGANGAIDTATGSSSRPVEAIVLTNSGLMGDLSLASTKVSRLKI from the coding sequence ATGCAAAGACGAAAATTCATTCTGACAACTACCGCACTCGCCGCAGGTGGTCTTGTTGCTGTCACGGGTTGCACCGTGACGCCGCATAACTCGGATACGGCGGCGGCTAATCCCTCCAAACGCCAAGCCATCGATGCCAGCGTCGATGGCACGCTGACGCGTTTGTATTCCACCATTAAAGGCTCGCGTGAGCTGGTCGCAAAAGCGCGGGGCGTACTGGTTTTTCCGTCGGTAGTGCAAGCCGGTATTGTTATCGGTGGCCAGTATGGTGAAGGCTCATTGCGTGTCGGTGGCAGCACGGTTGGCTACTACAGCACAACATCCGGATCGGTGGGCGCGCAACTTGGCATGCAGTCGAAGGCGATTATTTATTTGTTCATGACGCAAGCCGCACTGGATTCGTTCCGTAATTCGGACGGCTGGTCAGTGGGCGGTGATGCTTCGGTGGCACTGGTCAAGACGGGCGCGAATGGTGCGATTGACACCGCCACGGGCAGTTCCAGCAGGCCGGTTGAGGCGATCGTGCTCACCAATAGCGGTTTGATGGGCGACCTGTCGCTAGCAAGCACCAAGGTGTCACGTCTGAAAATCTAG
- a CDS encoding PsiF family protein, giving the protein MKIQSVVAALILGGILLAPAFAENSQSGQNSQQSKMTTCNHQASGKTGDERKAFMKACLSAAPVPAAAHMTQQEKMKACNTQASGKTGDSRKAFMKSCLSNNG; this is encoded by the coding sequence ATGAAAATCCAGTCTGTAGTGGCCGCCCTCATCCTTGGTGGCATATTGCTTGCTCCTGCTTTTGCCGAAAATAGCCAGAGTGGCCAGAATAGTCAGCAATCGAAAATGACTACCTGTAATCATCAAGCGAGCGGTAAAACGGGTGATGAACGCAAAGCCTTTATGAAGGCATGTCTGTCGGCCGCACCTGTACCTGCTGCTGCCCACATGACTCAGCAAGAAAAAATGAAAGCCTGCAATACGCAAGCGAGCGGTAAAACAGGCGACAGTCGCAAAGCCTTTATGAAAAGCTGTCTGAGCAACAACGGCTGA
- a CDS encoding glycosyltransferase family 4 protein, whose amino-acid sequence MKIAQIAPLTESVPPKLYGGTERVVSYLTEALVDLGHDVTLFASGDSVTRARLEAVWPRALRLDPSIRDRIAPHMLLMEQVRRQAEAFDVLHFHMDYYSFSVFKRQDTPYVTTMHGRLDLPEQQPVFDTFNDAPVVSISNAQRHPMPQARWLATVYHGLPEQLYTPQPVEQKYLAFLGRISPEKRVDIAIRIAGQCGLPLRIAAKVDNADREYFERDIKPLLDLPHVEFIGEIADQQKAEFLSGAHALLFPIDWPEPFGLVMIEAMACGTPVIAFNRGSVPEVLDDGVSGFIVEDEIGAVAAINRLHKLPRAAVRSRFEARFTAKRMAEQYVEVYQSLIRAQKRARFKVIDSSPT is encoded by the coding sequence ATGAAAATTGCCCAGATTGCCCCGCTGACCGAATCCGTACCGCCCAAGCTGTATGGCGGCACGGAACGGGTCGTGTCCTATCTGACCGAAGCACTCGTCGATCTCGGCCACGACGTCACGCTTTTTGCCAGCGGCGACTCGGTGACGCGCGCCAGACTCGAAGCAGTCTGGCCACGCGCGTTGCGGCTAGACCCCAGCATTCGTGACCGGATCGCGCCGCATATGTTGCTGATGGAGCAGGTACGCCGCCAGGCAGAGGCATTCGATGTGCTGCACTTTCACATGGATTACTACTCATTTTCGGTGTTCAAACGCCAGGACACGCCCTATGTGACCACGATGCATGGACGGCTCGATTTGCCTGAACAACAGCCCGTGTTCGATACGTTTAACGATGCGCCTGTCGTATCCATTTCGAATGCGCAGCGTCATCCCATGCCCCAGGCGAGATGGCTCGCCACGGTCTATCACGGGCTGCCGGAGCAGCTTTATACGCCGCAGCCCGTCGAGCAAAAATACCTCGCCTTTCTCGGCCGGATCTCGCCCGAAAAACGCGTCGACATTGCGATCCGGATTGCCGGGCAGTGCGGCTTGCCACTTCGCATCGCGGCCAAAGTAGATAACGCCGATCGAGAATACTTTGAACGTGACATCAAGCCCTTGCTGGATTTGCCGCATGTCGAATTCATCGGCGAAATTGCCGATCAGCAAAAAGCGGAATTTTTGTCAGGGGCCCATGCGTTGCTCTTTCCCATCGACTGGCCCGAGCCGTTTGGGCTGGTCATGATCGAGGCGATGGCCTGTGGTACGCCGGTGATCGCGTTTAACCGCGGCTCGGTGCCCGAGGTGCTGGATGATGGCGTGTCAGGCTTTATCGTCGAAGACGAGATCGGCGCCGTGGCTGCGATCAACCGCTTGCACAAGCTGCCACGGGCTGCGGTGCGCTCACGCTTCGAAGCGCGCTTTACCGCGAAACGCATGGCCGAGCAGTATGTGGAGGTGTATCAGTCGCTGATTCGCGCGCAAAAGCGTGCACGTTTCAAGGTGATTGACTCGTCACCAACCTGA
- a CDS encoding Rap1a/Tai family immunity protein, with protein MLRVLICVSALAVPFSAAAFTGIQLNQLCTKTDVASRSACAAYIEGAADGIFNTIDAIGGTTGPHVSQYFCLPPNVRSQQLTDVVRKYISDNPQVSSYNASTAISLGLGKAFPCASGQQPD; from the coding sequence ATGCTGCGGGTTTTAATTTGCGTCAGCGCGCTCGCCGTACCGTTTTCGGCTGCTGCTTTCACCGGCATCCAGCTGAACCAGCTTTGTACCAAAACCGATGTTGCTTCGCGCAGCGCCTGCGCGGCTTATATCGAAGGTGCGGCTGACGGCATCTTCAATACAATCGACGCAATTGGCGGCACCACGGGGCCTCATGTCAGCCAGTATTTTTGCTTGCCGCCCAATGTGCGCTCGCAGCAGTTGACCGATGTGGTGCGCAAATATATTTCCGACAACCCCCAAGTCTCAAGCTATAACGCCAGTACCGCGATTTCGCTGGGTTTGGGCAAGGCATTTCCCTGCGCGTCAGGGCAACAGCCAGACTGA
- a CDS encoding AAA family ATPase, which translates to MLTTLAMAGYRSLRELIVPLGQLNVVTGANGSGKSSVYRALRLLAMTARGGVIPSLAREGGLQSTFWAGPERFSRAMLAGEAPVQGTRRHESVSLRLGFSSEQFGYAMDLGLAVPGATQFGLDPLIKLECIWSGPLWRPSALLVERRGATLRNRDEKGQWQTLPHPLASFDSMMTEFADPLSAPEMIALREQIRSWRFYDHFRTDADAPVRQPQIGTHTPVLSDDGADLAAALQTIREIGDAEALDIAIDDAFPGSHITLTQHAGRFGIEMRQHGLLRPLSAAELSDGTLRYLLLVAALLTPRPPELLVLNEPETSLHPDLLPALGRLIVQAATHSQVIVVSHASRLIAALEREPASRSIVLEKELGATRIREADHLVLPAWKWPAR; encoded by the coding sequence ATGCTGACGACGTTAGCGATGGCGGGCTATCGCTCGTTGCGCGAGCTGATCGTGCCGCTAGGGCAACTTAACGTGGTGACCGGTGCCAACGGCAGCGGTAAATCGAGCGTCTACCGCGCGCTGAGGCTGCTTGCCATGACTGCCCGTGGCGGTGTGATTCCATCGCTGGCGCGTGAAGGCGGCTTGCAATCAACGTTCTGGGCCGGGCCGGAACGCTTCTCACGAGCGATGCTGGCAGGCGAGGCCCCCGTGCAAGGCACACGCCGTCATGAATCTGTCAGCTTGCGGCTGGGGTTTTCCAGTGAGCAGTTTGGCTATGCGATGGATCTGGGTTTGGCTGTCCCCGGCGCAACCCAGTTCGGGCTCGATCCGCTCATCAAACTCGAATGCATCTGGAGCGGGCCGCTCTGGCGGCCCTCGGCGTTACTGGTCGAGCGTCGTGGCGCCACGCTGCGCAACCGCGACGAGAAAGGCCAGTGGCAAACGTTGCCCCATCCGCTAGCGAGTTTCGACAGCATGATGACGGAGTTCGCTGACCCGCTCAGCGCACCCGAAATGATTGCGCTGCGCGAACAGATTCGCTCGTGGCGCTTTTACGATCACTTCCGCACCGATGCGGATGCGCCCGTGCGTCAACCGCAAATTGGCACGCATACCCCGGTGCTCAGCGACGATGGCGCGGATCTGGCCGCGGCGTTGCAAACCATCCGTGAGATCGGTGACGCCGAGGCGCTCGATATCGCCATCGACGATGCCTTTCCCGGCTCGCATATCACACTCACCCAACACGCGGGCCGCTTTGGAATCGAAATGCGTCAGCATGGGTTGTTGCGTCCATTGAGCGCCGCGGAGCTTTCAGACGGTACGCTGCGCTACCTGCTGCTGGTCGCAGCGCTGCTCACGCCACGGCCGCCGGAGCTGCTGGTGCTCAACGAACCTGAAACCAGCCTGCATCCCGATTTGCTGCCCGCGTTAGGGCGCCTGATCGTGCAAGCGGCCACGCATTCCCAGGTGATCGTGGTGTCGCATGCCTCACGGCTGATCGCCGCGCTTGAACGCGAACCCGCGAGCCGCTCGATCGTGCTGGAAAAGGAGCTTGGCGCCACGCGCATCCGCGAGGCCGATCACCTCGTTTTGCCGGCCTGGAAATGGCCTGCGCGTTAG